A region from the Pelagovum pacificum genome encodes:
- a CDS encoding ABC transporter substrate-binding protein → MFKYKALTVLAGVTAATPAFAEEVDIWVRTSTAPILEAMAESYNASHEDQISIVPVVAEQMVPKLGAALAGGAAPSAVAMDLIYMPTFAAAGMLEDMTDFIDSLPYSDALSPSHVRLATYEGKKYGVPLTPDASVIVYNTDLLDAAGVDPSALESLESLAEAAVSISELDDETYGFMFVGNSGSWMAYDFLPHIWAGGDDILSEDGRSQTVDTPSMRATLQLYNDMWEAGAIHPTTRSGNGNSAVEAFASGQVGILMSGSYIVNLMTANYPDVNFGIAPIPGPTGGTATFAGGDDVVMIEGISDEKRALVEDFIEYYMQPEQQVTITELAGMPSRTDLAEEAYADFDERNLIAYDMLQSGFTPYTYANDALFISLTGPWLELLETAIFDGDVDGAIEMAEGRFEQILERTNP, encoded by the coding sequence GTGAGGACCTCGACCGCGCCGATCCTCGAGGCGATGGCCGAGAGCTACAACGCGTCCCATGAAGATCAGATCTCGATCGTTCCGGTCGTGGCTGAGCAAATGGTCCCGAAGCTTGGTGCAGCCCTTGCCGGCGGCGCGGCGCCGTCCGCCGTTGCAATGGACCTGATCTACATGCCCACCTTCGCCGCCGCGGGCATGCTGGAGGATATGACCGACTTCATCGACAGCCTCCCGTATTCCGACGCGCTGTCCCCCTCCCACGTGCGGCTGGCGACCTATGAAGGCAAGAAATACGGCGTACCGCTGACCCCGGACGCATCGGTCATCGTGTACAACACCGACCTGCTGGACGCTGCCGGCGTCGATCCGTCGGCCTTGGAATCGCTGGAAAGCCTCGCAGAGGCGGCGGTCTCGATCAGCGAACTGGACGACGAAACCTACGGCTTCATGTTCGTCGGCAATTCCGGCTCCTGGATGGCTTACGACTTCCTGCCTCACATCTGGGCGGGTGGCGACGACATCCTGAGCGAGGACGGCCGCAGCCAGACAGTCGATACCCCGTCCATGCGCGCCACGCTTCAGCTCTACAACGACATGTGGGAGGCGGGTGCCATTCACCCCACGACCCGGTCCGGAAACGGCAACTCCGCTGTCGAGGCGTTCGCCTCGGGCCAGGTCGGCATCCTGATGTCGGGCTCTTACATCGTGAACCTGATGACGGCGAACTATCCGGACGTGAATTTCGGTATTGCGCCGATCCCCGGACCGACCGGGGGCACCGCGACCTTCGCAGGTGGTGACGATGTCGTCATGATCGAGGGAATCTCGGACGAGAAGCGCGCGCTGGTCGAAGATTTCATCGAATATTACATGCAGCCGGAACAGCAGGTGACGATCACCGAACTGGCCGGAATGCCATCGCGGACCGACCTCGCAGAAGAGGCCTACGCCGATTTCGATGAGCGCAACCTGATTGCCTACGACATGCTGCAATCGGGCTTCACGCCCTACACCTACGCCAACGATGCGCTCTTCATCTCGCTGACCGGGCCGTGGCTCGAACTGCTCGAGACCGCGATCTTTGATGGTGACGTCGACGGCGCGATCGAGATGGCTGAAGGCCGGTTCGAGCAGATCCTCGAGCGGACCAACCCCTGA